The proteins below come from a single Heterodontus francisci isolate sHetFra1 unplaced genomic scaffold, sHetFra1.hap1 HAP1_SCAFFOLD_789, whole genome shotgun sequence genomic window:
- the LOC137361194 gene encoding putative uncharacterized protein DDB_G0290521 produces the protein MAKGGGQTCRSDATGIGAWLVAVIAVSDHWRPRPPRSASAAAPPAALSIGSSPTHHPQHKQRPHPPPSASAAAHPPPSVEAAATHSTLSIGSSPTLQPQHKQQPHPPPTASAAAKPSTLSISSGPAHHPHHQHRPCPPPSPSSTALPTTLTNSNGPAHHPYQQQRRCPPPSPSATALPTTLTNSNGPAHHSHHQQRPCPPPSPTETGPAHYPHQQQRPRPLPSPTETGPAHYPHHQQRPCPPPSPTEKCPAHYPHQQQRPRPLPTPTATATPTTLTNSNGPAHHPHQQQRPRPPPSPTATALPTTLSISSGPAQHPQQSQQRHCTPPSA, from the exons ATGGCGAAAGGCGGTGGCCAAACCTGTAGATCTGATGCCACAGGGATTGGGGCCTGGCTTGTTGCTGTG ATCGCGGTGTCTGACCACTGGCGGCCCCGCCCACCACGATCAGCATCAGCAGCGGCCCCGCCCGCCGCCCTCAGCATTGGCAGcagccccacccaccaccctcagcataagcagcggccccacccaccaccctcagcatcggcagcggcccacccaccaccctcagtAGAAGCGGCAGCCACGCACAGCACGCTCAGCATCGGCAGCAGCCCCACCCTCCAACCTCAGCATAAGCAGCAGCCCCACCCACCACCCACAGCATCGGCAGCGGCCAAACCCTCCACCCTCAGCATAAGCAgcggccctgcccaccaccctcaccatcagcatcggccctgcccaccaccctcaccatctTCAACagccctgcccaccaccctcaccaacagcaacggccctgcccaccacccttaCCAACAGCAACGGcgctgcccaccaccctcaccatcagcaacggccctgcccaccaccctcaccaacagcaacggccctgcccaccactctcaccatcagcaacggccctgcccaccaccctcaccaacagAAACGGGCCCCGCCCACTACCCTCATCAACAGCAACGGCCCcgcccactaccctcaccaacagAAACGGGCCCCGCCCACTACCCTCATCATcagcaacggccctgcccaccaccctcaccaacagAAAAGTGCCCCGCCCACTACCCTCATCAACAGCAAAGGCCCCGCCCACTACCCACACCAACAGCAACGGCCacgcccaccaccctcaccaacagcaacggccctgcccaccaccctcaccaacagcaacggCCACGCCCACCGCCCTCACCAAcagcaacggccctgcccaccaccctcagcatCAGCAGCGGCCCCGCACAGCACCCTCAGCAGAGTCAGCAGCGGCACTGCACTCCACCCTCAGCATGA